The Parus major isolate Abel chromosome 24, Parus_major1.1, whole genome shotgun sequence genome contains a region encoding:
- the BACE1 gene encoding beta-secretase 1 — translation RLPLRGGAAPPSGLRQRRAPLDTEPDSAGSFVEMIDNLRGKSGQGYYVEMTVGSPPQKLNILVDTGSSNFAVGAAPHPFLRRYYQRQLSSTYRDLRKGVYVPYTQGKWEGELGTDLVTIPHGPNVTVRANIAAITESDKFFINGSNWEGILGLAYAEIARPDDSLEPFFDSLVKQTRVPNIFSLQLCGTGFSPNETEAVASVGGSMIIGGIDRSLYVGDIWYTPIRKEWYYEVIIVKLEVNGQDLNMDCKEYNYDKSIVDSGTTNLRLPKKVFEAAVKSIKTASSTEKFPDGFWLGEQLVCWQVGTTPWHIFPVLSLYLMGEATNQSFRITILPQQYLRPVEDVATSQDDCYKFAISQSSTGTVMGAVIMEGFYVVFDRARKRIGFAVSACHVHDEFRTAAVDGPHLHSNMEDCGYNIPQTDESTLMTIAYVMAAICALFMLPLCLMVFQWRCFRCLRRDHDDFADDISLLK, via the exons CGGCTGCCGCTGCGgggcggcgcggccccgccgTCGGGGCTCCGGCAGCGCCGGGCGCCGCTGGACACCGAGCCCGACAGCGCCGGCAGCTTCGTGGAGATGATCGACAACCTGCGGGGCAAGTCCGGGCAGGGGTACTACGTGGAGATGACGGTGGGCAGCCCCCCGCAGAAG ctgaatATCCTGGTGGACACAGGGAGCAGTAACtttgctgtgggagctgcaccACACCCCTTCCTCCGGAGATACTACCAGCGGCAGCT GTCCAGCACCTACCGTGACCTGCGGAAGGGGGTGTACGTGCCCTACACCCAGGGCAAGTGGGAAGGGGAGCTGGGGACCGACCTCGTCACCATCCCCCATGGCCCCAACGTCACTGTCAGGGCCAACATCGCTGCCATCACGGAGTCGGACAAATTCTTCATCAACGGCTCCAACTGGGAAGGGATCCTGGGACTGGCGTATGCAGAGATTGCCCGG CCCGACGACAGCCTGGAGCCCTTCTTTGACTCCCTGGTGAAGCAGACACGGGTGCCCAACAtcttctccctgcagctgtgtgggACAGGCTTCTCTCCCAACGAGACAGAGGCCGTGGCCTCGGTGGGAGGCAGCATG ATCATCGGCGGCATCGACCGCTCGCTGTACGTGGGTGACATCTGGTACACCCCCATCCGCAAGGAGTGGTACTACGAGGTCATCATCGTCAAGCTGGAGGTCAACGGGCAGGACCTGAACATGGACTGCAAAGAG TACAACTACGACAAGAGCATTGTGGACAGCGGGACCACCAACCTCAGGCTGCCGAAGAAAGTGTTTGAGGCTGCAGTGAAATCCATCAAAACGGCATCTTCG ACGGAGAAGTTCCCGGATGGCTTctggctgggggagcagctggTTTGCTGGCAGGTCGGCACCACCCCCTGGCACATCTTCCCGGTCCTGTCCCTTTACCTGATGGGGGAGGCCACCAACCAGTCCTTCCGGATCACCATCCTGCCCCAG CAATACCTGCGCCCGGTGGAGGACGTGGCCACCTCTCAGGACGACTGCTACAAGTTCGCCATCTCCCAGTCCTCCACCGGCACCGTCATGGGCGCCGTGATCATGGAGGGCTTCTACGTGGTGTTCGACCGCGCCCGCAAGCGCATCGGCTTCGCCGTCAGCGCCTGCCACG TGCACGACGAGTTCCGCACGGCCGCGGTGGACGGGCCCCACCTGCACTCCAACATGGAGGACTGCGGCTACAACATCCCGCAGACGGACGAGTCCACCCTGATGACCATCGCCTACGTCATGGCGGCCATCTGCGCCCTCTTCATGCTGCCCCTCTGCCTCATGGTGTTCCAGTGGCGCTGCTTCCGCTGCCTGCGGCGGGACCACGACGACTTCGCCGACGACATCTCCTTGCTGAAGTGA
- the RNF214 gene encoding RING finger protein 214 isoform X2, with protein MEGGRALEQTDFKAADTDVNTDQDIEKNLDKMMSERALLKERYQEVLDKQRQVENQLQVQLKQLQQRREEEMKNHQEILKAIQDVTIKREETKKKMEKEKKEFLQKEQDLKAEIEKLCEKGRRLLKEQEEKENKIASLIAEQSDEKQLWEMELDKLKNQHNEINRNILEETERAWKAEILSLESRKELLVLKLEEAEKEAELHLTYLNCACRSAPPTLETMRPKQEWEMRLNRIRMTKQSVRDQFNDHIQMVRNGTKLSSLPQIPTPTLPPPPSETDFMLTAFQPSPSLTPRLPFPIGPVPVPMVMPSADPRALSFPLLNPAMSRPNQPSPPLPASQGRNSPVVASLIGTHSPHMPPAASIPPPPGLGGVSGAPEFQRPQPADKLEKLLEKLLTRFPQCNKAQLTNILQQIKTARRTMAGLTMEELNQLVAAKLAEQQERAAAGAQPLGRIRAPMFSAPLPQISTPMFLPPAQVAYPGTASHTPAACKLCLMCQKLVQPGDLHPMACSHVLHKECIKFWAQTNTNDTCPFCPSLK; from the exons atggagggtggcagagcactggaacag ACCGACTTCAAGGCGGCCGACACGGACGTGAACACAGACCAGGACATCGAGAAGAACCTG GACAAGATGATGTCTGAGCGGGCCTTGCTGAAGGAGCGCTACCAGGAGGTGTTGGACAAGCAGAGGCAGGTGGAGAATCAGCTGCAGGTCCAGCTTAAGCAGCTCCAGCAGCGGAGGGAAGAGGAGATGAAAAACCACCAG GAGATCCTGAAAGCAATTCAGGATGTTACGATCAAGCGAGAAGAGACTAagaaaaagatggagaaagaaaagaaagaattcctGCAGAAAGAGCAGGATCTCAAAGCTGAAATTGAGAAACTCTGTGAGAAAGGCAGAAG gttgctgaaggagcaggaggagaaggaaaacaagattGCCTCTCTGATTGCAGAGCAGTCTGATGAGAA gcagctgtgggagaTGGAGCTGGACAAGCTGAAGAACCAGCACAATGAAATCAACAGGAATATTCTTGAGGAGACGGAACGAGCCTGGAAAGCAGAG ATCCTGTCCCTGGAGAGCcggaaggagctgctggtgttgaagctggaagaagcagaaaaagaagcagagctACACCTCACCTACCTCAA CTGTGCTTGCAGGTCTGCACCACCCACGCTGGAGACCATGAGGCCAAAGCAGGAGTGGGAGATGAGGCTGAACAGGATACGAATGACCAAGCAAAGTGTCCGA GATCAGTTCAACGACCACATCCAGATGGTGAGGAATGGCACAAAGCTGAGCAGCCTCCCCCAGATCCCGACGCCGACGCTGCCTCCTCCGCCTTCGGAA acaGATTTCATGCTGACGgcattccagcccagcccatccctgacCCCCCGGCTCCCCTTCCCCATCGGGCCTGTCCCCGTGCCCATGGTCATGCCGAGCGCCGATCCTCGGGCGctgtccttccctctgctgaACCCCGCCATGTCCAGGCCCAaccagccctccccacccctgcCCGCTTCCCAGGGAAGGAACAGCCCGGTGGTGGCATCGCTGATCGGCACACACAGCCCCCACATGCCCCCCGCCGCTTCCATCCCTCCTCCGCCCGGCCTGGGCGGGGTGAGCGGCGCTCCCGAGTTCCAGCGGCCCCAGCCGGCCGACaagctggagaagctgctggagaagctgctgacTCGGTTTCCACAGTGCAACAA GGCCCAGCTCACCAACATCCTGCAGCAGATCAAGACTGCCCGGAGGACCATGGCCGGCCTGACCATGGAGGAGCTGAACCAGCTGGTGGCGGCcaagctggcagagcagcaggagcgggcagcagctggagctcag cctctgggccGGATCAGGGCCCCCATGTTCTCTGCTCCACTGCCTCAGATCAGCACGCCCATGTTCCTGCCCCCGGCCCAGGTCGCTTACCCGGGAACAGCGTCACAC ACCCCAGCTGCCTGTAAGCTGTGTCTGATGTGCCAGAAGCTCGTGCAGCCCGGTGACCTTCACCCCATGGCCTGCTCACATGTGCTGCACAAGGAG TGCATCAAATTCTGGGCACAAACCAACACGAATGACACTTGCCCTTTTTGCCCAAGCCTCAAATGA
- the RNF214 gene encoding RING finger protein 214 isoform X3 has translation MEGGRALEQTDFKAADTDVNTDQDIEKNLDKMMSERALLKERYQEVLDKQRQVENQLQVQLKQLQQRREEEMKNHQEILKAIQDVTIKREETKKKMEKEKKEFLQKEQDLKAEIEKLCEKGRRLLKEQEEKENKIASLIAEQSDEKQLWEMELDKLKNQHNEINRNILEETERAWKAEILSLESRKELLVLKLEEAEKEAELHLTYLNCACRSAPPTLETMRPKQEWEMRLNRIRMTKQSVRDQFNDHIQMVRNGTKLSSLPQIPTPTLPPPPSETDFMLTAFQPSPSLTPRLPFPIGPVPVPMVMPSADPRALSFPLLNPAMSRPNQPSPPLPASQGRNSPVVASLIGTHSPHMPPAASIPPPPGLGGVSGAPEFQRPQPADKLEKLLEKLLTRFPQCNKAQLTNILQQIKTARRTMAGLTMEELNQLVAAKLAEQQERAAAGAQTPAACKLCLMCQKLVQPGDLHPMACSHVLHKECIKFWAQTNTNDTCPFCPSLK, from the exons atggagggtggcagagcactggaacag ACCGACTTCAAGGCGGCCGACACGGACGTGAACACAGACCAGGACATCGAGAAGAACCTG GACAAGATGATGTCTGAGCGGGCCTTGCTGAAGGAGCGCTACCAGGAGGTGTTGGACAAGCAGAGGCAGGTGGAGAATCAGCTGCAGGTCCAGCTTAAGCAGCTCCAGCAGCGGAGGGAAGAGGAGATGAAAAACCACCAG GAGATCCTGAAAGCAATTCAGGATGTTACGATCAAGCGAGAAGAGACTAagaaaaagatggagaaagaaaagaaagaattcctGCAGAAAGAGCAGGATCTCAAAGCTGAAATTGAGAAACTCTGTGAGAAAGGCAGAAG gttgctgaaggagcaggaggagaaggaaaacaagattGCCTCTCTGATTGCAGAGCAGTCTGATGAGAA gcagctgtgggagaTGGAGCTGGACAAGCTGAAGAACCAGCACAATGAAATCAACAGGAATATTCTTGAGGAGACGGAACGAGCCTGGAAAGCAGAG ATCCTGTCCCTGGAGAGCcggaaggagctgctggtgttgaagctggaagaagcagaaaaagaagcagagctACACCTCACCTACCTCAA CTGTGCTTGCAGGTCTGCACCACCCACGCTGGAGACCATGAGGCCAAAGCAGGAGTGGGAGATGAGGCTGAACAGGATACGAATGACCAAGCAAAGTGTCCGA GATCAGTTCAACGACCACATCCAGATGGTGAGGAATGGCACAAAGCTGAGCAGCCTCCCCCAGATCCCGACGCCGACGCTGCCTCCTCCGCCTTCGGAA acaGATTTCATGCTGACGgcattccagcccagcccatccctgacCCCCCGGCTCCCCTTCCCCATCGGGCCTGTCCCCGTGCCCATGGTCATGCCGAGCGCCGATCCTCGGGCGctgtccttccctctgctgaACCCCGCCATGTCCAGGCCCAaccagccctccccacccctgcCCGCTTCCCAGGGAAGGAACAGCCCGGTGGTGGCATCGCTGATCGGCACACACAGCCCCCACATGCCCCCCGCCGCTTCCATCCCTCCTCCGCCCGGCCTGGGCGGGGTGAGCGGCGCTCCCGAGTTCCAGCGGCCCCAGCCGGCCGACaagctggagaagctgctggagaagctgctgacTCGGTTTCCACAGTGCAACAA GGCCCAGCTCACCAACATCCTGCAGCAGATCAAGACTGCCCGGAGGACCATGGCCGGCCTGACCATGGAGGAGCTGAACCAGCTGGTGGCGGCcaagctggcagagcagcaggagcgggcagcagctggagctcag ACCCCAGCTGCCTGTAAGCTGTGTCTGATGTGCCAGAAGCTCGTGCAGCCCGGTGACCTTCACCCCATGGCCTGCTCACATGTGCTGCACAAGGAG TGCATCAAATTCTGGGCACAAACCAACACGAATGACACTTGCCCTTTTTGCCCAAGCCTCAAATGA
- the RNF214 gene encoding RING finger protein 214 isoform X1 produces MEPGCDRGSALTDVPVRCSGSPLSAPESPSEPGPGGDAEPAPGPGPGGDAEPGTGGAEAAGQSGAAAEEPDEEAAPARPSQNIAVQTDFKAADTDVNTDQDIEKNLDKMMSERALLKERYQEVLDKQRQVENQLQVQLKQLQQRREEEMKNHQEILKAIQDVTIKREETKKKMEKEKKEFLQKEQDLKAEIEKLCEKGRRLLKEQEEKENKIASLIAEQSDEKQLWEMELDKLKNQHNEINRNILEETERAWKAEILSLESRKELLVLKLEEAEKEAELHLTYLKSAPPTLETMRPKQEWEMRLNRIRMTKQSVRDQFNDHIQMVRNGTKLSSLPQIPTPTLPPPPSETDFMLTAFQPSPSLTPRLPFPIGPVPVPMVMPSADPRALSFPLLNPAMSRPNQPSPPLPASQGRNSPVVASLIGTHSPHMPPAASIPPPPGLGGVSGAPEFQRPQPADKLEKLLEKLLTRFPQCNKAQLTNILQQIKTARRTMAGLTMEELNQLVAAKLAEQQERAAAGAQPLGRIRAPMFSAPLPQISTPMFLPPAQVAYPGTASHTPAACKLCLMCQKLVQPGDLHPMACSHVLHKECIKFWAQTNTNDTCPFCPSLK; encoded by the exons ATGGAGCCGGGATGCGACCGCGGCTCAGCGCTGACCGATGTCCCCGTTCGGTGCAGCGGGAGCCCGCTCTCCGCCCCGGAGAGCCCCAGCGAGCCCGGGCCCGGCGGGGACGCGGAgcccgcccccggccccggccccggagGCGATGCGGAGCCCGGGACCGGCGGCGCCGAGGCCGCGGGGCAGAGCGGAGCGGCGGCCGAGGAGCCCGACGAGGAGGCGGCCCCGGCCAGGCCGTCGCAGAACATCGCGGTGCAG ACCGACTTCAAGGCGGCCGACACGGACGTGAACACAGACCAGGACATCGAGAAGAACCTG GACAAGATGATGTCTGAGCGGGCCTTGCTGAAGGAGCGCTACCAGGAGGTGTTGGACAAGCAGAGGCAGGTGGAGAATCAGCTGCAGGTCCAGCTTAAGCAGCTCCAGCAGCGGAGGGAAGAGGAGATGAAAAACCACCAG GAGATCCTGAAAGCAATTCAGGATGTTACGATCAAGCGAGAAGAGACTAagaaaaagatggagaaagaaaagaaagaattcctGCAGAAAGAGCAGGATCTCAAAGCTGAAATTGAGAAACTCTGTGAGAAAGGCAGAAG gttgctgaaggagcaggaggagaaggaaaacaagattGCCTCTCTGATTGCAGAGCAGTCTGATGAGAA gcagctgtgggagaTGGAGCTGGACAAGCTGAAGAACCAGCACAATGAAATCAACAGGAATATTCTTGAGGAGACGGAACGAGCCTGGAAAGCAGAG ATCCTGTCCCTGGAGAGCcggaaggagctgctggtgttgaagctggaagaagcagaaaaagaagcagagctACACCTCACCTACCTCAA GTCTGCACCACCCACGCTGGAGACCATGAGGCCAAAGCAGGAGTGGGAGATGAGGCTGAACAGGATACGAATGACCAAGCAAAGTGTCCGA GATCAGTTCAACGACCACATCCAGATGGTGAGGAATGGCACAAAGCTGAGCAGCCTCCCCCAGATCCCGACGCCGACGCTGCCTCCTCCGCCTTCGGAA acaGATTTCATGCTGACGgcattccagcccagcccatccctgacCCCCCGGCTCCCCTTCCCCATCGGGCCTGTCCCCGTGCCCATGGTCATGCCGAGCGCCGATCCTCGGGCGctgtccttccctctgctgaACCCCGCCATGTCCAGGCCCAaccagccctccccacccctgcCCGCTTCCCAGGGAAGGAACAGCCCGGTGGTGGCATCGCTGATCGGCACACACAGCCCCCACATGCCCCCCGCCGCTTCCATCCCTCCTCCGCCCGGCCTGGGCGGGGTGAGCGGCGCTCCCGAGTTCCAGCGGCCCCAGCCGGCCGACaagctggagaagctgctggagaagctgctgacTCGGTTTCCACAGTGCAACAA GGCCCAGCTCACCAACATCCTGCAGCAGATCAAGACTGCCCGGAGGACCATGGCCGGCCTGACCATGGAGGAGCTGAACCAGCTGGTGGCGGCcaagctggcagagcagcaggagcgggcagcagctggagctcag cctctgggccGGATCAGGGCCCCCATGTTCTCTGCTCCACTGCCTCAGATCAGCACGCCCATGTTCCTGCCCCCGGCCCAGGTCGCTTACCCGGGAACAGCGTCACAC ACCCCAGCTGCCTGTAAGCTGTGTCTGATGTGCCAGAAGCTCGTGCAGCCCGGTGACCTTCACCCCATGGCCTGCTCACATGTGCTGCACAAGGAG TGCATCAAATTCTGGGCACAAACCAACACGAATGACACTTGCCCTTTTTGCCCAAGCCTCAAATGA